From the Psychrobacillus sp. FSL K6-4046 genome, one window contains:
- a CDS encoding YesK family protein, producing the protein MDALMLEGWTPILLSGIVFAIGMFITSRKVSRKSLFSTSTVLSMMCIGLIIFSVIGIGGWEGMGIGLFTISILIGIWVGTGIGFISGSSN; encoded by the coding sequence ATGGATGCTTTGATGTTAGAAGGATGGACTCCTATATTGCTTAGCGGAATTGTGTTTGCAATTGGGATGTTTATAACATCTCGTAAAGTTTCAAGAAAATCTTTATTTTCCACTTCTACTGTACTAAGTATGATGTGCATTGGCCTAATTATTTTTAGCGTAATTGGAATTGGTGGTTGGGAAGGCATGGGAATCGGATTATTTACAATTAGTATATTAATAGGAATATGGGTAGGTACTGGTATAGGATTTATTTCAGGGAGTTCAAATTAA
- a CDS encoding VanZ family protein — MPVIIDYLDEMLYAIMIFLPVLIIWRLIRWKRRGFHLREGLYELGVLFLIAVLVGLFSQTIVPKPEEEQAYVHSINLELFRVIEETWNAIIYLGYWEPFYINFLGNIVLFIPIGFLFPLLFRRMEIFPFPVLMGFLISLFIEIVQIPQNRSSDVDDLWLNSLGALVGYIFYLIIKKKFPAFCRVFKKNQPTSL; from the coding sequence ATGCCAGTGATTATAGATTATCTAGATGAGATGCTTTATGCTATTATGATTTTTTTACCGGTCCTGATTATTTGGCGGCTCATTCGATGGAAACGACGTGGTTTTCATTTAAGGGAAGGGTTATATGAGCTGGGCGTGCTATTTCTTATTGCAGTATTAGTGGGATTATTTTCGCAGACAATTGTTCCTAAGCCTGAAGAGGAGCAAGCATATGTGCACAGTATAAACTTAGAATTATTTCGAGTAATAGAGGAAACTTGGAACGCTATTATTTACTTAGGGTATTGGGAACCCTTTTATATTAACTTCCTTGGCAATATAGTTTTATTTATACCAATAGGCTTTCTTTTTCCACTTCTATTTAGACGCATGGAGATTTTTCCTTTTCCCGTACTTATGGGTTTCTTAATTTCGTTATTTATAGAAATTGTTCAGATTCCACAAAATAGAAGTAGTGATGTAGATGACCTTTGGTTAAATAGCTTAGGAGCACTAGTAGGTTATATTTTTTATCTAATTATTAAAAAGAAATTTCCTGCTTTTTGTAGGGTGTTCAAAAAAAATCAACCTACGAGTTTATAA
- the map gene encoding type I methionyl aminopeptidase, with protein sequence MIVKTNEELEMLKKIGHIVAEVRDAMKVATKPGVTTKELDEIGGKLFKDKGAVSGPMGEYDFPGYTCISVNEEVAHGIPGSRVIKEGDLVNIDVSGSYEGFFADTGISFVVGDGYEDKEKLCRVAESAFNRAMTKVKAGSRLNQIGKAVEREAKENGLHVIMNLTGHGIGKSLHEAPQHVLNYYDAWESTILKEGMVLAVEPFISEKAEHIVESGDGWTFVTPDKSLVAQIEHTVIVTKDQPIILTKID encoded by the coding sequence ATGATAGTAAAGACAAATGAAGAATTAGAAATGTTAAAAAAAATTGGTCACATTGTAGCTGAGGTAAGAGATGCAATGAAGGTAGCAACAAAACCAGGCGTGACTACTAAAGAACTTGATGAAATTGGCGGTAAATTATTTAAAGATAAAGGCGCTGTTTCCGGCCCAATGGGAGAGTATGATTTCCCGGGGTATACTTGTATAAGTGTAAATGAAGAGGTTGCACATGGAATTCCAGGCTCTCGAGTGATTAAAGAGGGAGACCTTGTTAATATTGATGTTTCCGGTTCATATGAAGGTTTCTTCGCAGATACTGGTATCTCGTTTGTAGTAGGAGATGGCTACGAGGATAAGGAAAAACTTTGTCGGGTAGCAGAAAGTGCATTTAATCGTGCTATGACTAAAGTAAAAGCAGGTTCTCGTCTTAACCAAATAGGTAAGGCAGTGGAAAGAGAAGCAAAAGAAAACGGTTTACATGTCATCATGAATCTTACTGGTCACGGTATTGGGAAGTCCTTGCATGAAGCACCTCAGCATGTGTTGAATTATTATGATGCATGGGAGTCAACAATCTTAAAAGAAGGAATGGTTCTAGCAGTGGAGCCTTTCATTTCCGAAAAGGCAGAACATATCGTGGAATCAGGTGATGGCTGGACATTTGTCACTCCAGATAAATCCTTAGTTGCTCAAATCGAGCATACGGTGATCGTTACAAAAGACCAACCAATTATTTTAACTAAAATAGATTAA
- a CDS encoding aminopeptidase, which produces MGFQQNLEEYAELVVKVGLNIQKGQPLLINTTTDTIDFTRLIVKKAYEAGAKRVEVNYTDEVNARLFYDMAPDEAFHEVPKWVVAQRDELIENKGALLWIDADNPDLLEGVAIDRISNYQKASGKALENYRKAVMNDVITWSIVAMPSKKWAAKVFPNLDETEQMDALWELIFKVVRIGKGTAVQQWQEHINNLESRAALLNEKRYKKLHYKAEGTDIEVELPKEHIWQSGASKNAQAVPFTANMPTEEVYTAPLKTGVNGFVSNTKPFVYQGNVIDGFKLTFKDGEIVKVQAASGEKLLQELIQTDEGAKYLGEIALVPHESPISASNVLFFNTLFDENASNHFAIGEAYPTCVEGARGLTAEELEKMGINTSIVHEDFMIGSAGMDITGELADGTKEPIFIKGAWAF; this is translated from the coding sequence ATGGGGTTCCAACAAAATCTTGAGGAATATGCTGAGTTAGTTGTTAAGGTTGGCTTGAACATTCAAAAGGGACAACCGCTTTTAATTAATACCACTACAGATACGATTGATTTTACAAGACTTATTGTTAAAAAGGCATATGAAGCAGGAGCAAAAAGGGTTGAGGTCAATTATACAGATGAAGTAAATGCTAGATTGTTTTATGATATGGCACCTGATGAAGCATTTCATGAAGTCCCAAAATGGGTGGTTGCACAAAGAGATGAATTGATTGAAAATAAAGGTGCCTTGTTATGGATTGATGCAGATAATCCAGATTTGCTAGAGGGAGTGGCGATAGATCGTATTTCGAACTATCAAAAGGCTTCAGGTAAGGCATTAGAAAATTATCGCAAGGCCGTAATGAATGATGTGATCACTTGGTCGATTGTAGCAATGCCTTCTAAAAAATGGGCAGCAAAGGTATTTCCTAACCTAGACGAAACAGAACAAATGGATGCATTATGGGAGCTTATTTTCAAAGTAGTGCGCATTGGAAAAGGAACTGCGGTTCAACAATGGCAGGAGCATATTAACAATTTAGAGTCACGTGCAGCATTATTGAATGAGAAAAGATATAAAAAACTGCATTACAAGGCAGAAGGTACAGATATTGAAGTGGAATTGCCAAAAGAACACATCTGGCAATCTGGAGCTAGTAAAAACGCTCAAGCAGTGCCATTTACCGCTAATATGCCTACTGAGGAGGTTTACACTGCGCCACTCAAAACTGGTGTGAACGGTTTTGTAAGCAATACTAAGCCTTTTGTCTACCAAGGGAACGTGATTGATGGCTTCAAATTGACATTTAAAGATGGTGAGATTGTTAAGGTTCAGGCAGCTTCTGGTGAGAAGCTTCTGCAAGAGCTGATTCAAACGGATGAGGGCGCAAAATATTTAGGTGAAATCGCATTGGTACCACATGAATCGCCTATTTCAGCATCTAATGTATTGTTTTTCAACACTTTGTTTGATGAAAATGCCTCGAATCACTTTGCCATCGGAGAAGCATACCCGACATGTGTAGAGGGAGCTAGAGGTTTAACCGCAGAGGAATTAGAAAAAATGGGTATTAACACTTCTATCGTCCATGAAGACTTTATGATCGGAAGCGCAGGTATGGATATAACAGGCGAATTAGCAGATGGAACGAAGGAACCAATCTTTATTAAAGGTGCATGGGCATTTTAA
- a CDS encoding M20 family metallopeptidase: MINLLTDLIKIKSDNLEGANEALQYCKNWLEKRGVKTKTYELNNKQMLVAEIGTGEETIIWNGHIDVVPGNPEQFEPKIVEDRLYGRGSADMKAGVAAMMEAFAVLSEKQDLLTKKVQLHIATDEETGGKTSKHLVEQGYHGDFVICGEPTHVNIGLQAKGILQWDVHLKGKSAHGSRPWEGVNAIEKAMLFDQDLRKCSFMQASNEYYEYPSLNLAKIEGGDRYNMVPDECIISYSLRFVPGQDVEEISKELRSLLEKYPGSEIHFQGHTPAITNKEDDKYIQKLLATCNAIRQTPTTLFGQHGAADTRYYAAKGAVAIEFGPSGSDWHGDQESVSISSVEEYKDILVKFVLD; the protein is encoded by the coding sequence TTGATTAATTTACTAACAGATCTAATTAAAATAAAGAGTGATAATTTGGAAGGTGCAAATGAGGCACTGCAATACTGTAAAAATTGGCTAGAAAAAAGAGGCGTTAAAACAAAAACGTATGAGCTAAACAACAAACAAATGCTTGTAGCTGAAATTGGAACAGGTGAAGAAACAATCATATGGAACGGACATATAGACGTAGTTCCAGGGAACCCAGAGCAATTTGAACCGAAAATTGTAGAAGACCGACTATATGGGCGTGGCTCAGCTGATATGAAGGCTGGTGTTGCTGCAATGATGGAAGCTTTCGCGGTTCTTTCAGAAAAACAAGATTTACTTACCAAAAAAGTACAGCTACACATAGCTACCGATGAAGAAACAGGAGGAAAAACATCCAAGCACTTAGTTGAACAAGGTTATCATGGTGATTTTGTTATTTGCGGTGAGCCAACTCATGTTAACATCGGACTCCAAGCAAAAGGTATTTTACAATGGGATGTTCACCTAAAAGGTAAATCTGCTCATGGCAGCCGTCCGTGGGAAGGAGTAAATGCAATTGAAAAAGCCATGTTATTTGACCAAGACTTAAGAAAATGCTCGTTCATGCAGGCTAGTAATGAATATTATGAATATCCTTCTCTAAATTTGGCAAAAATAGAAGGAGGAGACCGATATAATATGGTACCAGACGAATGTATCATAAGTTATTCTTTAAGATTTGTTCCTGGACAAGACGTCGAGGAAATCTCCAAAGAGTTAAGAAGCCTTTTAGAGAAATACCCTGGCAGTGAAATACATTTCCAAGGTCATACTCCAGCTATCACTAATAAAGAAGATGATAAGTATATCCAGAAGCTTTTAGCTACTTGTAACGCTATCAGACAAACCCCAACTACCCTATTCGGACAGCATGGTGCTGCAGATACTCGTTATTATGCAGCGAAGGGTGCGGTAGCCATAGAGTTCGGGCCAAGCGGCTCTGATTGGCACGGGGATCAGGAATCGGTTTCTATTTCATCCGTTGAGGAATATAAAGACATACTTGTTAAGTTTGTCTTAGACTAA
- a CDS encoding DUF3298 and DUF4163 domain-containing protein, which yields MDFPVCVTNKNITHSKPNISVNYPHITNLPHSLTEKKINGDIVSLLNNLLIKQGFYNESLVELVGTYEIKTNERNILSLSLTVYSFTGGAHGLTITKSLTFDVMTGKQYSLKDLFNPNSNYVEKLSQIISMKIEAWDVPLLEDFTTIRPDQDYYLADHTIVIYFQLYEITPYVYGFPYFPIPIKSIEDIIRTEGPLNTLLTF from the coding sequence GTGGATTTTCCAGTTTGCGTTACAAACAAAAACATTACCCATTCAAAACCTAACATTTCTGTTAATTATCCTCATATTACTAACTTACCTCATTCTTTAACAGAAAAAAAGATTAATGGAGATATTGTTTCTCTTTTAAATAACCTCCTTATTAAACAGGGCTTTTATAATGAGTCATTAGTGGAGTTGGTAGGAACTTATGAAATTAAGACAAACGAGCGAAATATTTTAAGCTTAAGCCTTACCGTTTATTCCTTTACAGGCGGTGCTCATGGTTTAACTATTACTAAGTCCCTAACCTTCGATGTTATGACTGGAAAGCAATATTCATTAAAGGACTTGTTTAACCCAAATAGTAATTATGTAGAGAAGCTATCTCAAATTATTTCGATGAAAATAGAAGCATGGGATGTTCCTCTTTTGGAGGATTTTACTACTATCAGACCAGACCAGGATTACTATCTGGCCGATCATACTATCGTCATTTATTTTCAACTCTACGAGATTACCCCTTATGTATATGGATTTCCTTACTTTCCGATTCCTATTAAATCAATAGAAGATATTATTCGTACAGAAGGCCCGCTCAATACATTATTAACATTTTAG
- a CDS encoding DEAD/DEAH box helicase, translated as MTVIQNLNETLQKKWAEAEFAFEMPIQTQLIPHMLNGSDIVAESPTGTGKTLAYVLPLLQKVDPSKKQIQALVVVPSQELGMQIVEVFREWSTGTGVSVAQLIGGANINRQIEGLKKKPNIVVGTPGRLQELVKVKKLKMHEINTIVLDEGDQLLSREHRTTVKGLIDATVERQLVVTSATITEEIELVAERMMKEPVRIHVTAEEVPAKGEVIHSFVKTETRDKTELLRKLSHLPGMRGLAFVNSLDQLLMKDYKLSYRDAPIVSLHSEMKKEERKKALDDFKNGKVSILIATDVAARGLDISGLTHVIHVDVPHSIEQYLHRSGRTGRAGKNGEVLTLLSYNDEKTYKKWTKEIPGKAVQKIWYRGELIEGSSKTIDKKGK; from the coding sequence TTGACAGTTATACAGAATTTAAATGAAACATTACAAAAAAAATGGGCAGAGGCTGAATTTGCATTTGAAATGCCTATCCAAACCCAACTAATCCCGCATATGCTTAACGGTTCAGATATAGTAGCAGAGTCCCCGACAGGAACAGGTAAGACATTGGCTTACGTTCTTCCTTTACTACAAAAGGTTGATCCTTCTAAAAAACAGATACAAGCGCTAGTCGTAGTCCCTTCACAAGAATTAGGGATGCAAATTGTAGAAGTATTTAGAGAATGGTCTACAGGAACGGGTGTCTCTGTAGCTCAATTAATCGGTGGAGCGAATATTAATCGTCAAATTGAAGGATTAAAGAAAAAGCCAAATATTGTAGTTGGAACACCAGGTAGGCTGCAGGAGCTTGTAAAAGTGAAAAAGCTGAAAATGCATGAAATTAATACAATCGTATTAGACGAAGGAGACCAGCTCCTAAGCAGAGAGCATCGTACAACTGTAAAGGGTTTAATAGATGCTACTGTTGAAAGACAGCTTGTCGTAACCTCTGCTACGATCACTGAGGAAATAGAGCTAGTTGCAGAGCGTATGATGAAGGAGCCTGTCCGAATCCATGTGACAGCCGAGGAAGTGCCAGCTAAAGGCGAAGTCATCCATAGCTTTGTTAAAACAGAAACGAGAGACAAAACAGAGCTTTTAAGAAAGCTGTCTCACTTACCAGGCATGAGAGGGCTAGCATTTGTGAACAGCTTAGATCAGTTGCTTATGAAGGATTATAAGCTCTCCTACAGAGATGCACCTATCGTTTCCTTGCATTCGGAGATGAAAAAAGAGGAACGTAAAAAAGCATTAGACGATTTTAAAAATGGAAAAGTGAGTATCTTAATAGCGACGGATGTTGCAGCTAGAGGATTAGATATTTCTGGACTTACACACGTCATTCATGTAGATGTTCCACATTCTATTGAGCAGTACCTACATCGTTCAGGACGTACGGGACGAGCAGGCAAAAATGGAGAAGTTTTAACACTTTTATCATATAACGATGAAAAAACCTATAAAAAATGGACAAAAGAGATTCCAGGTAAAGCCGTTCAAAAAATATGGTATCGTGGTGAATTAATAGAAGGTTCATCCAAAACGATCGATAAAAAGGGGAAGTAA
- a CDS encoding tryptophan-rich sensory protein gives MVKIILLICGYLATILVNILANTLPINGQTTGEISARIPALFTPAGYVFSIWIVIYILLAFWIWNIIREYRIEHKIPLQRVVLFLATCLFNISWILLWHYEHFSYALITILALLWSLFLLYLTYSSSESNWKRRIPISIYLGWIFVATIANLDYVLTYYEFSGFGITTSLWVVIFLTLATAIALHFRYHYDDRAIVLVFIWAFIGIAVRHNVNELLISAASLFLSTVLVVGILFIKKTPTKN, from the coding sequence TTGGTCAAAATAATCCTTTTGATTTGCGGTTATCTCGCAACAATCCTTGTAAATATACTTGCTAATACGTTACCTATTAATGGTCAAACGACTGGGGAAATCTCTGCTAGAATTCCAGCCCTCTTTACACCTGCTGGTTATGTATTTTCCATCTGGATTGTTATTTATATACTATTAGCTTTTTGGATATGGAATATTATAAGAGAATATAGAATTGAACATAAGATTCCCTTACAAAGAGTAGTATTATTTCTAGCAACGTGCCTATTTAATATTTCTTGGATTCTACTATGGCATTATGAGCATTTTAGCTACGCTTTAATTACAATACTAGCGCTGCTTTGGTCCTTATTCCTTTTATATTTAACTTACTCAAGTAGTGAATCCAATTGGAAAAGAAGAATACCTATTTCCATTTACCTAGGATGGATTTTTGTAGCCACTATAGCAAATCTTGATTATGTTTTAACATATTATGAGTTTAGCGGCTTTGGAATAACTACTTCTTTATGGGTCGTTATATTCCTAACGTTAGCTACTGCAATTGCCTTACACTTTAGATATCATTATGATGACCGAGCAATCGTTCTAGTCTTTATATGGGCTTTCATTGGAATCGCTGTACGTCATAATGTAAACGAATTATTAATATCTGCAGCCTCCCTCTTCCTAAGCACAGTCTTAGTGGTTGGAATACTATTTATAAAAAAAACGCCAACGAAAAATTAA
- the thiT gene encoding energy-coupled thiamine transporter ThiT: MRNQRVVLLVEIAIFAALGYVLDLIGFGMPQGGSVTFVLVPIILIAFRRGIVAGVVTGFLIGLLQVVTGRFYPAPLSFEIVIMQVGIDYFIAFMVAGLAGLLRPAYIKAYEHQNKMKMTIAVVLGALIASFLRYLAHVLSGILFFGEFAEGQNVIVYSLVYNSTYMIPVFLFAAFICSILFVKAPRLLLPKS, translated from the coding sequence ATGAGAAATCAACGTGTTGTGTTACTCGTAGAGATTGCTATTTTTGCAGCATTAGGCTATGTATTAGATTTAATTGGTTTTGGTATGCCACAGGGAGGCAGTGTTACATTTGTTCTCGTTCCAATCATATTAATTGCCTTTCGTCGAGGTATAGTGGCAGGCGTAGTGACCGGCTTTTTAATAGGGCTGTTGCAGGTTGTGACAGGACGCTTTTATCCAGCACCCTTATCATTTGAAATAGTAATTATGCAAGTGGGTATTGATTATTTTATAGCATTTATGGTTGCAGGGCTTGCAGGATTATTAAGACCAGCATATATTAAAGCATATGAACATCAAAATAAGATGAAAATGACAATAGCGGTTGTGCTGGGTGCTTTAATTGCTTCATTTTTACGTTATTTAGCCCACGTATTATCGGGGATATTATTCTTTGGGGAATTTGCTGAGGGCCAAAATGTTATCGTATATTCATTAGTTTATAATTCTACTTATATGATACCTGTATTTCTATTTGCAGCTTTTATCTGTTCGATCCTATTCGTAAAAGCCCCGCGCCTATTACTCCCGAAGTCATAA
- a CDS encoding HAD family hydrolase, producing the protein MKKKAVFFDLDDTLLWDKKSVETAFQKTCDYAAAKASVNSKELEKSVRDSASQLYDSYETRPFTQMIGINPFEGLWGTFDDPGEDFQKMKLLIADYQQHAWTQGLQKLGVEDETLGKELASYFPRMRKESPFVYEETFEVLDKLKNNYTLLLMTNGSPSLQNTKLEITPEISPYFDHIIISGAFGKGKPDPSIFEHALELVSVSKEEVLMVGDNLMTDILGASRAGIQSVWINREAKPVSEEVQPTYTIKSLHDLLNILEQ; encoded by the coding sequence ATGAAGAAAAAAGCTGTATTTTTTGATTTGGACGACACCTTACTATGGGACAAGAAAAGCGTAGAAACGGCTTTTCAGAAAACCTGTGATTATGCTGCTGCAAAGGCTAGCGTAAATTCCAAAGAGCTCGAAAAATCCGTTCGTGACTCGGCAAGCCAGTTATATGATTCATATGAAACACGTCCATTCACCCAAATGATTGGTATTAATCCTTTTGAGGGACTATGGGGCACATTTGATGATCCAGGGGAAGATTTTCAAAAGATGAAGCTACTAATCGCTGACTATCAACAACACGCATGGACACAAGGCTTACAAAAGCTTGGCGTCGAGGACGAGACCCTTGGAAAGGAACTAGCAAGTTATTTTCCACGTATGCGCAAGGAAAGTCCATTTGTATATGAAGAAACATTTGAAGTACTAGACAAATTAAAGAATAACTATACGCTTCTACTAATGACAAATGGCTCTCCTAGCCTGCAAAACACAAAGCTTGAAATTACTCCAGAAATTTCACCATACTTTGATCATATTATAATCTCTGGAGCATTCGGAAAAGGAAAACCAGATCCATCTATTTTTGAGCATGCCCTTGAGCTCGTTTCAGTTAGCAAGGAAGAAGTATTAATGGTTGGAGACAATTTAATGACCGATATCCTTGGAGCATCTCGTGCGGGTATTCAATCCGTATGGATCAATCGAGAAGCTAAGCCGGTATCGGAGGAAGTTCAGCCTACGTATACCATTAAAAGTTTACATGATCTACTTAATATATTAGAACAATAA
- a CDS encoding AAA family ATPase: MFLKRIMIRTDQEISKDEYPFTIPTIQNFRELELTNSVTFFVGENGTGKSTLLEAIADQCEFNTAGGGRNNYYEVDAAESALGKHLKLSWMPKATNGFFLRAETFYQFASHVMESGSVGSYGGKSLHEQSHGESFLSLFLHRFNGRAIYLLDEPEAALSPQRQLAFLKIMHDLIQEEDCQFIIATHSPIILGFPEATIYSFDAGHIEEVEYEQTAHYQTTKYFLDHREKFLKELLEGD, encoded by the coding sequence ATGTTTTTAAAAAGAATAATGATTAGAACGGATCAAGAAATATCAAAGGATGAATATCCCTTTACTATACCTACAATCCAGAATTTTAGGGAACTTGAATTGACCAATAGCGTCACCTTCTTTGTAGGTGAAAATGGCACAGGAAAATCGACTCTATTAGAAGCAATTGCAGATCAATGTGAGTTTAATACAGCAGGTGGTGGCAGAAACAACTACTATGAGGTAGATGCTGCAGAGAGTGCATTAGGAAAACATTTGAAGCTCTCTTGGATGCCAAAGGCGACGAACGGCTTCTTTTTACGTGCAGAGACATTCTACCAATTTGCTTCCCATGTGATGGAAAGTGGAAGTGTTGGATCCTATGGAGGGAAATCACTTCATGAACAATCACATGGTGAATCATTTCTATCCTTATTTTTACATCGCTTTAATGGAAGAGCTATTTATTTATTGGACGAGCCAGAAGCAGCACTTTCCCCGCAAAGACAGTTGGCCTTTTTAAAAATAATGCATGACTTAATACAAGAAGAGGATTGCCAATTTATCATAGCTACACATTCTCCTATTATTTTAGGCTTCCCAGAGGCAACAATTTATAGCTTTGATGCTGGACATATTGAAGAAGTAGAATATGAACAAACAGCACATTATCAAACAACTAAATATTTTCTAGATCACCGGGAGAAATTTTTAAAAGAGTTATTGGAAGGTGATTAG
- a CDS encoding Fur-regulated basic protein FbpA, with protein MMIQKDTQTEKRRDNIIEDLVNKGVFKIDGKQLYELNFYQLMKQYINDEKQTN; from the coding sequence ATGATGATACAGAAGGACACACAAACAGAAAAAAGAAGAGACAATATTATAGAGGATTTAGTAAACAAAGGTGTTTTTAAAATTGATGGAAAACAATTATATGAACTGAATTTTTATCAATTAATGAAGCAATATATAAATGATGAGAAACAAACAAATTAG
- a CDS encoding DUF4870 domain-containing protein: MDTNKILSASTYFSILFAPFILPIIVYFLTTDKGVKYHAKRSLISHIIPTIFFVFLMLAVFANFSPLSYSGDTTNMWSSMTTALIFIGLYTLINIVLFIWNIVQGIKVLRHDV, from the coding sequence ATGGATACCAATAAAATTTTAAGTGCATCAACCTATTTTTCTATTTTATTTGCTCCCTTTATTCTTCCAATAATTGTTTACTTCCTTACGACAGATAAAGGGGTAAAATACCATGCAAAAAGGTCTTTAATCTCACATATTATTCCTACTATTTTCTTTGTGTTTCTTATGTTAGCAGTATTTGCAAACTTTTCCCCACTGAGTTATTCAGGCGACACAACAAACATGTGGTCTAGCATGACTACAGCATTAATTTTTATAGGCTTATATACGTTGATTAATATAGTTCTGTTCATTTGGAACATTGTCCAGGGAATCAAGGTATTACGTCATGATGTTTAA
- a CDS encoding SGNH/GDSL hydrolase family protein, with product MKRWISLLMILLILSPVYSVEAKSPEVYIPLGDSLAAGQTPNMAIDAGYTDLISQELKRANLLGFYSKGLAFPGYTTSDVLKTVQSTEAKELLANATLVTISAGANDLLRLVQVKPASGMVAYSQVSANFALNNVRKNMQEIIKEVQATAPKAKIYVMGYYFAYPHVHESQKEGVGKELDKLHTILQTVAEQNGATYISVEESFDGKEKELVPSVGDVHPTLEGYRQMANSFFSKYNSRMLVYEHELPKPNPLTFEELIENRNQSNNGSTQTQANALPINRYLSFTNGNYIAMVLQRILS from the coding sequence GTGAAAAGATGGATAAGTTTACTTATGATTCTTTTAATTTTATCTCCTGTGTATTCAGTAGAGGCAAAGTCGCCAGAGGTTTATATTCCTTTAGGTGATTCACTTGCCGCGGGTCAAACACCAAATATGGCAATTGATGCAGGATATACGGACTTAATTTCACAAGAGTTGAAGAGAGCCAATCTGCTTGGATTCTACTCTAAAGGACTAGCATTTCCAGGATATACAACTAGTGATGTCTTGAAAACCGTTCAGTCAACTGAAGCGAAGGAACTTCTGGCAAATGCCACACTTGTTACCATCTCTGCAGGGGCTAACGATTTGTTAAGGCTAGTTCAGGTTAAGCCTGCAAGTGGGATGGTCGCTTACTCGCAAGTTTCCGCCAATTTTGCACTAAATAATGTTAGAAAAAATATGCAAGAAATCATAAAAGAAGTTCAAGCTACTGCACCCAAGGCTAAAATATACGTGATGGGATACTATTTTGCATATCCTCATGTGCATGAGTCTCAAAAAGAAGGTGTCGGCAAAGAGTTAGATAAGCTACATACGATTCTACAAACTGTAGCAGAGCAAAATGGAGCAACTTATATCTCAGTGGAAGAGTCTTTCGATGGGAAAGAAAAAGAATTAGTACCAAGTGTTGGTGATGTTCATCCTACACTAGAAGGCTACCGTCAAATGGCTAATTCATTCTTTAGTAAGTACAACTCCCGTATGCTTGTGTATGAGCACGAATTGCCTAAGCCTAATCCGTTAACCTTTGAAGAGCTTATAGAAAATAGAAACCAAAGTAATAATGGTTCAACGCAAACGCAAGCAAATGCACTGCCAATTAATCGCTATCTATCGTTTACAAACGGTAATTATATAGCTATGGTCTTGCAACGTATTTTATCATAA